A single genomic interval of Spinacia oleracea cultivar Varoflay chromosome 6, BTI_SOV_V1, whole genome shotgun sequence harbors:
- the LOC110781370 gene encoding DNA repair protein XRCC3 homolog, which translates to MSKAVSNEKTIVQKIATRCNVIDRIMQGGVSVGEVTELCGENATGKTQLCLQTSIACQLPPSLGGMFGASIYIHSIGPFPIRRLTGIMPHILQSPINQIDNPCDHITTKQVESPHELPDVLDWVVKLIKYSHNTCRHIRLVVIDSIASICASHFENTVEGLDSRTQLLRAIGYGLHSIASTLNVAVIVVNNVVDVFPSDRDSSTNFMMSSGRKVRPALGKGWTRNIATRLFLSKALNPVTQTSDRLCSVLLSPTLELDACRFKITEKGVRDE; encoded by the coding sequence ATGTCAAAAGCAGtttcaaatgaaaaaacaatTGTACAGAAAATTGCAACTAGGTGCAACGTCATTGACAGAATTATGCAAGGCGGTGTAAGTGTTGGAGAAGTGACTGAGTTGTGTGGGGAGAATGCAACCGGTAAAACTCAACTTTGCCTGCAAACCAGTATTGCATGTCAATTACCTCCGTCTTTGGGTGGAATGTTTGGAGCTTCCATTTATATCCACTCAATTGGTCCATTTCCTATTCGTCGTTTAACAGGTATAATGCCCCACATTTTACAATCTCCCATAAATCAAATTGATAACCCTTGTGATCATATAACAACCAAGCAAGTGGAATCCCCGCATGAATTACCTGATGTTCTTGATTGGGTTGTAAAACTGATTAAGTATTCACATAACACATGCAGGCATATccgtttagttgttatagactCAATCGCTAGTATTTGTGCTAGCCATTTTGAGAACACGGTTGAGGGGTTAGACTCACGAACACAATTATTACGTGCCATTGGATATGGCTTACATTCCATCGCCTCTACACTCAATGTTGCTGTTATCGTTGTTAATAATGTTGTTGATGTGTTTCCAAGCGATCGTGATTCGTCTACAAACTTTATGATGTCATCTGGTCGGAAGGTTCGGCCCGCTTTGGGGAAAGGATGGACTCGAAATATTGCAACAAGGTTGTTTTTATCCAAAGCACTTAATCCCGTCACTCAAACGTCTGATAGATTGTGTAGTGTTTTGTTATCTCCTACGCTCGAGTTAGATGCTTGTAGGTTTAAAATAACAGAGAAGGGAGTCAGAGATGAGTAA
- the LOC130462505 gene encoding protein FAR1-RELATED SEQUENCE 5-like produces MFEEGDAASLEKYFKSQRELNSDFYSSMQRDEDGILKNAFWSDARSRGTCKYFGDVISFDTTFSSNRYCMPFAPFVGVNHHGKSIVFAAALISHEDTETFVWVFEEWLKCMGKPPKGILTDQDKAIGKAISLVFPGVPHRLCLWHMLQNASRNLGKLAEWKSIDTLIRTAVHDMLDPEEFDEAWCLVMDTYNQRKGWMLDAYDNRQQWAPAYNRGRFWAGMSSTQRSEDKPPQIDVDKSVLAEYVFHKVFTNEMFADIVRERKGLTHTNVTKIDAIGSLMLYRADEKLTSPHWRKRFKSYTVKVDKVIGEVSCSCQLFEFRGILCRHILKAMDVEDSQFIPEKYILDRWRKQVRSYESLRVSYYDPEESRRLAKAKELSLRHNYLKELAMHNDVAYKLYTEATNIVRLKMEDAVGIRKTGDQGDTSIVWWDPEARNVFGRRRLRPRECNERALKRTVQPVQDDVIKTPVDKRHVGRAKKGPCSIYDKSKKKQACTHAEIAANEELIGSMYGHIPSYRARQEHANNVNDEREHPYYNGPVLDDIPESSQINLCEDISQTFDYNTYEWRTRLGGRLTM; encoded by the exons ATGTTTGAGGAAGGAGATGCTGCCAGTCTTGAAAAGTATTTCAAATCACAACGAGAATTGAATAGCGATTTTTATAGTTCTATGCAACGAGATGAAGACGGTATTTTAAAGAACGCATTCTGGTCTGATGCGCGTAGcagaggaacttgcaaatacTTCGGGGATGTGATTAGTTTCGACACCACCTTCTCTAGCAATAG GTATTGTATGCCGTTTGCCCCTTTTGTTGGCGTCAACCACCACGGGAAATCAATTGTATTCGCCGCCGCTTTAATATCACATGAAGATACTGAAACTTTTGTTTGGGTTTTTGAGGAATGGTTGAAGTGCATGGGAAAGCCTCCGAAGGGCATTTTAACCGACCAAGACAAGGCAATAGGTAAGGCAATTAGCCTAGTTTTCCCAGGTGTTCCACACCGTCTTTGTTTGTGGCACATGCTACAGAATGCCTCTCGGAACCTTGGCAAACTTGCTGAATGGAAAAGCATTGATACACTTATTAGAACGGCCGTTCATGATATGCTCGATCCTGAGGAGTTTGATGAGGCTTGGTGTCTTGTGATGGACACATATAATCAACGTAAGGGCTGGATGCTGGATGCTTACGATAACCGTCAACAATGGGCTCCAGCCTACAATAGAGGTAGATTTTGGGCCGGAATGTCATCAACACAGCGAAGTGAAG ataagCCTCCTCAAATTGATGTTGACAAGAGTGTGTTAGCTGAGTACGTTTTCCATAAGGTTTTCACCAACGAAATGTTTGCTGATATCGTGCGTGAGCGTAAAGGTTTAACCCacacaaatgttaccaaaattgATGCAATAGGATCACTTATGTTGTATAGAGCTGATGAGAAACTGACCTCCCCTCATTGGAGGAAACGGTTCAAAAGCTACACCGTTAAAGTAGATAAGGTTATAGGAGAGGTAAGTTGTTCATGTCAGTTGTTTGAATTTAGAGGTATTCTATGTAGGCATATACTCAAAGCCATGGATGTGGAGGATTCTCAATTTATACCTGAGAAATATATACTAGATAGATGGAGGAAGCAAGTTAGGTCTTATGAGAGCTTGAGGGTTTCATACTATGATCCGGAGGAATCAAGACGGCTAGCAAAAGCTAAAGAGCTATCTTTAAGGCACAATTATTTGAAAGAATTGGCCATGCATAATGACGTTGCATACAAGCTGTATACGGAAGCTACTAATATTGTTAGGCTAAAAATGGAGGATGCGGTGGGGATACGTAAAACGGGTGACCAAGGAGATACGTCTATTGTGTGGTGGGATCCTGAAGCACGTAATGTGTTTGGTCGTCGTAGGTTAAGGCCAAGAGAGTGTAATGAGCGTGCTTTAAAAAGGACAGTTCAACCCGTTCAAGATGATGTGATTAAAACCCCTGTTGATAAGAGGCATGTTGGTAGGGCAAAGAAAGGACCTTGTTCAATTTACGACAAATCTAAGAAGAAACAAGCATGTACGCACGCCGAGATTGCAGCCAATGAG GAACTTATCGGCTCCATGTATGGGCATATTCCTAGCTACCGGGCTAGGCAAGAACATGCAAACAACGTCAACGATGAACGCGAACATCCTTACTACAATGGACCTGTGTTAGACGACATTCCCGAAAGTTCGCAAATAAATTTATGTGAAGATATATCTCAGACTTTCGATTACAATACATATGAATGGCGTACACGACTCGGCGGTCGACTTACAATGTAG